In Anopheles gambiae chromosome 2, idAnoGambNW_F1_1, whole genome shotgun sequence, a single window of DNA contains:
- the LOC1274911 gene encoding peptidoglycan-recognition protein LA isoform X4: protein MKLLLKIHNKDRHSTTTAAVNLFQRKRKYHHRRHSKSSSPVPSGAASLPASQQSGPSASSTPPHVSSSSLTSAVSGAAVPCGTFDADRTTSGAASLAALVYGGPGNCTEPISCPIERRPLLRNSPSQSSARSFASSSRPGRNNQNRGLPSAEPSTLRQERYFIYGALIFFAIVGFSTAIYFIVNQVRGPADIDREILFDTNYHRRTMPNLGNSHMIIERRNWGSQVDAHASIQLEHPVQYVIVTHIGLRSKNCTGMHECANRMRMLQDAAIGERNLPDIPSNFYLGGDGNVYVGRGWDIANSYHNRTLSVCFIGDFQTYEPKESQFSALHHLLTYGVIQRKLANDYKLVARRQTKPTTASPGDMLYARLVRLSRWNPCGTQAYAHCGAELGFPSVWDDEHDFNERNGIHNPLLIHRKSTEEE from the exons ATGAAACTGTTGCTCAAAATTCACAACAAAGATCGTCACTCGACGACCACGGCGGCGGTCAATCTGTTCCAGCGGAAGCGTAAATATCATCACCGTAGACATTCGAAATCATCTTCCCCGGTGCCCTCCGGGGCCGCCTCCCTGCCTGCCTCCCAGCAGTCTGGCCCTTCCGCATCTTCCACCCCGCCGCACGTATCCTCATCCTCGCTGACGTCAGCCGTGTCCGGTGCTGCCGTGCCGTGCGGTACGTTTGACGCGGATCGGACCACTTCCGGTGCTGCGTCACTGGCCGCACTCGTGTACGGTGGACCCGGAAACTGCACGGAACCGATTTCCTGCCCGATCGAAAGACGTCCGCTACTGCGGAATTCCCCATCACAGTCATCGGCACGCAGTTTTGCTAGCTCTTCCCGAC CCGGCCGCAACAATCAGAACCGCGGACTACCTTCAGCGGAACCATCGACCCTGCGTCAGGAGCGCTACTTCATTTACGGAGCGCTGATATTTTTCGCGATCGTCGGATTCTCAACCGCCATCTACTTCATCGTGAACCAAGTGCGCGGTCCAGCTGACATTGACCGGGAGATACTGTTCGACACCAACTACCACCGGCGGACGA TGCCCAATCTCGGCAACAGCCATATGATCATCGAACGGCGTAACTGGGGTTCGCAGGTGGATGCGCACGCATCGATCCAATTGGAGCATCCGGTTCAGTACGTGATCGTTACACACATCGGCCTGCGCTCCAAAAATTGCACCGGCATGCACGAATGTGCGAACAGGATGCGCATGCTACAGGATGCAGCCATCGGTGAGCGGAATCTGCCCGACATTCCAAGCAACTTTTAT CTTGGTGGAGATGGCAACGTGTACGTGGGCCGTGGTTGGGATATTGCAAATTCGTATCACAATCGAACACTGTCCGTCTGCTTCATAGGAGACTTCCAAACCTACGAACCGAAAGAATCTCAATTCTCCGCCCTGCACCATCTCCTGACGTACGGTGTGATACAGCGAAAGCTTGCCAACGACTATAAGCTTGTGGCACGAAGACAG aCCAAACCTACCACAGCCAGCCCTGGCGACATGCTATACGCTAGGCTCGTTAGACTATCCCGGTGGAATCCTTGTGGAACGCAAGCATACGCACACTGTGGGGCAGAATTGGGCTTTCCGAGCGTGTGGGACGATGAGCACGATTTCAATGAGCGGAACGGAATTCATAACCCATTGTTAATTCATCGGAAAAGcacagaagaagaataa
- the LOC1274911 gene encoding peptidoglycan-recognition protein LA isoform X1, which translates to MENASASTTGPVPDSVANALMSIHPRYNSFHQHNAFPAAAPVGSLGARYEQNADSPGMATNHQNGLSTGNGGNTTVQPAATSVINLSNSSDVVIGPMTQYQGSVTIYQYMDATVEASRIATGRNNQNRGLPSAEPSTLRQERYFIYGALIFFAIVGFSTAIYFIVNQVRGPADIDREILFDTNYHRRTMPNLGNSHMIIERRNWGSQVDAHASIQLEHPVQYVIVTHIGLRSKNCTGMHECANRMRMLQDAAIGERNLPDIPSNFYLGGDGNVYVGRGWDIANSYHNRTLSVCFIGDFQTYEPKESQFSALHHLLTYGVIQRKLANDYKLVARRQTKPTTASPGDMLYARLVRLSRWNPCGTQAYAHCGAELGFPSVWDDEHDFNERNGIHNPLLIHRKSTEEE; encoded by the exons ATGGAGAACGCAAGTGCGTCAACGACCGGCCCGGTGCCAGATTCGGTGGCCAACGCGCTCATGAGTATTCATCCGCGGTACAACAGCTTCCACCAGCACAATGCCTTCCCGGCGGCAGCACCCGTCGGGAGTTTGGGCGCACGGTACGAGCAGAACGCGGACAGCCCGGGCATGGCCACGAACCATCAGAATGGGCTCAGCACTGGCAATGGCGGAAATACGACCGTGCAACCGGCGGCCACAAGCGTCATCAATCTGTCGAACTCGAGCGACGTCGTCATTGGCCCGATGACACAGTACCAAGGTTCCGTTACTATCTACCAGTACATGGATGCGACCGTCGAAGCTAGCCGAATTGCAA CCGGCCGCAACAATCAGAACCGCGGACTACCTTCAGCGGAACCATCGACCCTGCGTCAGGAGCGCTACTTCATTTACGGAGCGCTGATATTTTTCGCGATCGTCGGATTCTCAACCGCCATCTACTTCATCGTGAACCAAGTGCGCGGTCCAGCTGACATTGACCGGGAGATACTGTTCGACACCAACTACCACCGGCGGACGA TGCCCAATCTCGGCAACAGCCATATGATCATCGAACGGCGTAACTGGGGTTCGCAGGTGGATGCGCACGCATCGATCCAATTGGAGCATCCGGTTCAGTACGTGATCGTTACACACATCGGCCTGCGCTCCAAAAATTGCACCGGCATGCACGAATGTGCGAACAGGATGCGCATGCTACAGGATGCAGCCATCGGTGAGCGGAATCTGCCCGACATTCCAAGCAACTTTTAT CTTGGTGGAGATGGCAACGTGTACGTGGGCCGTGGTTGGGATATTGCAAATTCGTATCACAATCGAACACTGTCCGTCTGCTTCATAGGAGACTTCCAAACCTACGAACCGAAAGAATCTCAATTCTCCGCCCTGCACCATCTCCTGACGTACGGTGTGATACAGCGAAAGCTTGCCAACGACTATAAGCTTGTGGCACGAAGACAG aCCAAACCTACCACAGCCAGCCCTGGCGACATGCTATACGCTAGGCTCGTTAGACTATCCCGGTGGAATCCTTGTGGAACGCAAGCATACGCACACTGTGGGGCAGAATTGGGCTTTCCGAGCGTGTGGGACGATGAGCACGATTTCAATGAGCGGAACGGAATTCATAACCCATTGTTAATTCATCGGAAAAGcacagaagaagaataa
- the LOC1274911 gene encoding peptidoglycan-recognition protein LA isoform X5: MKLLLKIHNKDRHSTTTAAVNLFQRKRKYHHRRHSKSSSPVPSGAASLPASQQSGPSASSTPPHVSSSSLTSAVSGAAVPCAGRNNQNRGLPSAEPSTLRQERYFIYGALIFFAIVGFSTAIYFIVNQVRGPADIDREILFDTNYHRRTMPNLGNSHMIIERRNWGSQVDAHASIQLEHPVQYVIVTHIGLRSKNCTGMHECANRMRMLQDAAIGERNLPDIPSNFYLGGDGNVYVGRGWDIANSYHNRTLSVCFIGDFQTYEPKESQFSALHHLLTYGVIQRKLANDYKLVARRQTKPTTASPGDMLYARLVRLSRWNPCGTQAYAHCGAELGFPSVWDDEHDFNERNGIHNPLLIHRKSTEEE; the protein is encoded by the exons ATGAAACTGTTGCTCAAAATTCACAACAAAGATCGTCACTCGACGACCACGGCGGCGGTCAATCTGTTCCAGCGGAAGCGTAAATATCATCACCGTAGACATTCGAAATCATCTTCCCCGGTGCCCTCCGGGGCCGCCTCCCTGCCTGCCTCCCAGCAGTCTGGCCCTTCCGCATCTTCCACCCCGCCGCACGTATCCTCATCCTCGCTGACGTCAGCCGTGTCCGGTGCTGCCGTGCCGTGCG CCGGCCGCAACAATCAGAACCGCGGACTACCTTCAGCGGAACCATCGACCCTGCGTCAGGAGCGCTACTTCATTTACGGAGCGCTGATATTTTTCGCGATCGTCGGATTCTCAACCGCCATCTACTTCATCGTGAACCAAGTGCGCGGTCCAGCTGACATTGACCGGGAGATACTGTTCGACACCAACTACCACCGGCGGACGA TGCCCAATCTCGGCAACAGCCATATGATCATCGAACGGCGTAACTGGGGTTCGCAGGTGGATGCGCACGCATCGATCCAATTGGAGCATCCGGTTCAGTACGTGATCGTTACACACATCGGCCTGCGCTCCAAAAATTGCACCGGCATGCACGAATGTGCGAACAGGATGCGCATGCTACAGGATGCAGCCATCGGTGAGCGGAATCTGCCCGACATTCCAAGCAACTTTTAT CTTGGTGGAGATGGCAACGTGTACGTGGGCCGTGGTTGGGATATTGCAAATTCGTATCACAATCGAACACTGTCCGTCTGCTTCATAGGAGACTTCCAAACCTACGAACCGAAAGAATCTCAATTCTCCGCCCTGCACCATCTCCTGACGTACGGTGTGATACAGCGAAAGCTTGCCAACGACTATAAGCTTGTGGCACGAAGACAG aCCAAACCTACCACAGCCAGCCCTGGCGACATGCTATACGCTAGGCTCGTTAGACTATCCCGGTGGAATCCTTGTGGAACGCAAGCATACGCACACTGTGGGGCAGAATTGGGCTTTCCGAGCGTGTGGGACGATGAGCACGATTTCAATGAGCGGAACGGAATTCATAACCCATTGTTAATTCATCGGAAAAGcacagaagaagaataa